The genomic interval AGATTAATTTAATATTGGGAATGTGAGAAAATAAAAATCTAAAAGAATATTGATAAAATATTGACAATGAAACTTAATACATGTTATACTGTATACAATAAAATATATATAATAATTATGATCACGAAGATCTTTTTCTAGCTTGAAAGCAAGAGAGGTTTTTGTGTTTTTTTTTGGTACATAAAAAATTAGGAGGCGATTTAAATGAAAAAATGTTTAATCATATTTTTAGCTATGATGATGATTTTTACAGGTTGTAATTCTGTTGATGTAAGTAGTGAAAAAGAGTCAAAAGGAGATTTAATATTTACTGCTAATGGAGAAGATTTTACTAGAAAAGGGTTTACAACTTTGGATGGATGGAATCTTAAATTTGATAATATATTTATATCATTAGAAGATGTTAAAGCATATATTTGTAATAAACCATATGATGCTGAAAATAATACTAAAATAGAAGCTGATGAAGTTGCAGTACTAAATAAAAATATTATTGTTGATTTAGCTGCTGGAGATGAAAATGCTGCACCTATTAATTTAGGGATTGTAAAAGGTGTTAGTACAGGAATTTATAATGCTATATCATGGAAAGTAGTTAATAGTGATGACGAAAAAATGAATGGTTCATCCATAGTTTTTATAGGTAAGGCAGAAAAAGATGGTAAGATTATTGATTTTACAATTAGGTTTAATAAACAGTATGAATTCTTTGGCGGAGAATTTGTAGGAGAGAATCGAAAAGGAATAGTTGAAGAAGGTAAAACAGCTGACGTTGAAATGACATATCATTTTGATCATATATTTGGAGATGGAAGTTTAGCTACGGATGATGAGTTAAATAAAGGGGCTATTGGTTTTGGACCTTTTGCTAAACTTGTCGTAAACAATGAAATTAATGTAGATATGGATAAAATCAAAAACGGTTTTGCAAAAGATGACTATGAAAAATTACTAAATTTAATACCTACTTTAGGACATGTTGGGGAAGGTCATTGTTATAGTGTACAAATAAAATAGCAATTGTTTAATATGCTAAGTAATTTGCAATTAACTGATGTTATAGGAGTGATATAAGTGAAGAATGTTAATGTTGTTATGTTACTACTAGTAGTTTTACTACTGATACCTTTTAATGTAGTTTATGCTCACGGAGTAAATATAAGTTATAAAGCTAATATAGAATATGAAATAAGTGCAAGCTATGATACAGGACAACCTTTATCTGAAGCACAAGTTACTATTTATTCACCACAAAATCCTTCTGAGCCTTGGTATAAAGGTATAAGCGATAGTGAGGGAAAAATTAGTGTTAAGCTTGACTCTTCGCAAAAAGGTATGTGGTTAGTACAGTTTAGAAAAGGCGGGCATGGCGCTAATATAAACATACCTGTTGGTGAAGATAAAGCATTAGAAGGAACTACAGGTTATTCTAAAATACAGATGATAATAATGAGTATTTGTATTTTATGGGGTTTTATAGGAACTACATTGTATTTTAAGGCTAGGAGGTAAACAACATGCATATTCCTGATGGTATATTATCTGCACCTGTTTGTTTAGCTGGATATGCAGTAACTTCAGCGTCTGTATGGTACAGTTTAAAAAAAATAAAAAAGCAAGAAAATTATAAAGGTGAAATCCCCAAGGTCTCTCTTGTAACAGCAGTATTTTTTGTAGCATCTTTAATCAGTGTACCTATACCACCTGCAAGCGTGCATTTAGTACTAACAGGCACGCTTGGGATTTTACTTGGTATTTATGCAATGCCAGCAATTTTAGTAACATTATTTTTGCAGGCAGTTATGTTTCATCATGGAGGATTAACTACATTAGGTGTTAATGCTGTGATACTGGGTATTCCAGCAGTAGTTTGTAGTATTTTATATAGAGTATTATATAATATTAGTGGTAATAAAGTAGTTAATAAAATAATAAGTTTTATGACTGGATTTTTAGGAGTTTGCTTGAGTATTTTATTATTTTCACTAATCATAATATTATTTTTACCTGAAGGTGTTGATGCTACTGCAGAACGAAATGCAGTAATAGCATTAGTGATAGCACACATACCATTGATGCTTATAGAAGGTGTTTTTACAGTCTTTTTAGTAGAGTTTTTAGAAAAAACAAAACCTGAAATTTTGGGGGAAAGATAATGAGGAATGGTGTTAATAATTATTTAGATATAAATTCTCCATTACACAGATGGGAGACTCGATTAAAGATTATAACTTTAGCGGTATTGATTTTATGTATTTCGATTTTAAATAGTATAACTCTTTTAAGTTTATTATTTTTATTATCAATAATTTTATACAAAGTGTCAAAGCTACCTGTTAAAATGCTTCTAAAGAGAATTATTATTCCTGGAATTTTTGTATTAGTTTCATGTATATTTATATTATTAGCTTCAAATGGAGACATAGTTTTTAAATTATGGATTTTCTCAATTACAATGAATGGTATAATTGAATTTTTTAGAATTATGTTAAAATTTATTAGTATATTTACATTAATAACTGTATTATTTGAAACATCTAAAATCATGGATTTAATTAAAGCTATGAACACACTTGGGTTATCGGGTATATTAACAGATATTATGTTATTTACTTTTAGATATATATTTCAATTAGCTGATAATCTTTATGCTATGCAAACTGCAATGAAGCTTAGAGGATTTAAGTTTAATAGTGTTAAAGATATAAAAAACATAGCATGTTTAATAGGAACGCTGTTTGTTAGAAGCTATGAACAGTCAAAACGAGTTTATGATGCAATGATATTAAGAGGTTATAGAGTACAAGATAATAAGAATTATAAAGAGTTAAGGAAAATACAAAAATATGACATATATATGACCTGTGCTGTATCATTAGCAGTATTGATTGTTGTAGGATGTGAAATTATTTATTAAAAATAGAGGTGTAAATATGCAAGAAAACATAGAATTAATAAATGTTGAAAATGTTACTTTTGGGTATGATATTGATAATGAGATAATAAACGATATTAGTTTTGAAGTATTTAAAGGGGATAGAATAGGCTTAATAGGTCCTAATGGTGTTGGTAAAACTACACTATTTAAGCTTATATGTGGAATTGACAAACCTCAAAAAGGCAAAATTACCATCTGTCAAAGAGAACTGAAGCAAGGAGAGTTTAGACCTGAGCTTGGTATGATATTTCAAAATACTGATGATCAGCTGTTTTGTCCTACAGTTTATGATGATGTAAGTTTTGGACCTAGGAATATGGGTATGTCAAATGAGGAAGTTGATAAAAACGTTAATGAAGCGTTTGAAATACTTAATATCAGTTATTTAAAGGATAAAGCGCCACATCATTTATCAGGAGGAGAAAAGCGTTTAGTTTCAATAGCAGGAATATTATCTATGAAGTCTAAAATTGGTATTTATGATGAACCAACTTCTAATTTGGATATAAGATATAAAAAAAGACTAATAAAATTTTTAAAATCTTCTCATCACGAAGCAATAATAGTATCTTCTCATGATTTAGAATTCATATTACAAGTATGTAATAAAATAATATTATTTGATGAAGGTAAAATTATTGCTATTGATAGTCCAGAGACTATACTTGCAGATAGCGAGTTAATGAATTCACATGGGTTAGAAAAACCTTATTCGCTTACTTACACATGTGGCTATACCAAAACATCTGCTCAATAAAATAGGGGTGTATCAAAATTTTGAAACACCCTAATATTTTGGGTTTATTATACTAAATTAAATTAAATGTGTTAAACATATATAGTCTCTGATTCACAACTGTCCAATTTATATTATTGAAAAAAATCTCGATATATTTTTTTCTATCTATTCCAAAGTCAATCATGTAAGCATGTTCATAAACATCTAAAACTAATAATGGATAGGCATTCCATATACTACCCATATCGTGAGAATCACATCCAAACACATGTAGTCTTTTATCCATGGAATCTAATGCTACTACTACCCATCCTCTCATAGATAGCGCTACATCCGTTATTCTGGTATAGAAATTTTTTAGTGAGCCGAAATCCCTGCTTATAAGTGCTAAAACATCTCCATGAGGCTTATTGCTTTCACCTGTCATATTAGAAAAGTATAATTCATGAAGCTTTACACCATTTAATGCATAACTTTCTCCTAATTTTAAGCTTCTCATTTTTGAATAAGTAGTATTAGAGTTTTCATAATTTTTTTCTACGCTTAATATATTCCATATTGTATTAGTTTTATTAACATAACCTAAGTATAATTTATAGTGCTGATTAAGCTGATTTAAACTTATACCTTCTACAGTATCAAAATTAAAGGTTATAGGTTCTATATTGCTCATAGTGCCATCCTTTCTAAATTTTATTTTTAACCCAACATGTTCTAAAAAGATTTATTTAATACTATATTATGTTATGAAATATACAGATATAAATATATAACGAGATTATTTTTAGAAAATAAAATATTCAACAAACTGTTCGAAGTAATTTTTTTTGAAATTTACTATTGAAAAATTTCATAAAAAATATTATAATATTTACATAATTAAATTTCTGGGCAACGGCGTCCATAATAATGGGATATATCATACCCTTTTATTATGGACTTTTTTTGTTTGAAAAACCAAAAAACATTTAGGAGGCTTATTATGAATAGAAACTACACTAAAGAAACAGTAATTGAGAAAGCAAGAGAATTAGATGTTCAATTTATTCATTTACAATTTACAGACATATCAGGAGTTATGAAAAACATATCTATTACAATCGAACAGTTAGAAAAAGCTTTAAATAATGAAATAATGTTTGATGGTTCTTCTATAGATGGATTTGTTAGAATTGAGGAATCAGATATGTATCTTAGACCAGATCCAACAACTTTTGTGGTTTTCCCTTGGTCTACACAAGCGGCAGAAGCAAGACTTATTTGTGATGTGTATAATACAGATGGTACTCCTTTTGAAGGATGTCCTAGAAATACACTTAGAAAAATATTAAAAGAAGCTGAAGATATGGGATATGCTATGAATGTAGGACCAGAATGTGAATTTTTCTTATTCCACACTGATGAAAGAGGCAAACCATCATTAGAAACACATGATAATGCTGCATATTTTGATTTGGCTCCAGTTGATTTAGGTGGCAGTGCTAGAAAAGACATGATTTTAACTTTAAAGGAAATGGGTTTTGAAATAGAAGCTTCACATCATGAATGTGCTCCAGGACAACATGAAATAGATTTTAAATATGACAATGCCCTAAGAGCTGCTGATAATATAATGACATTTAAGATGGTTGTTAGAATTATAGCTCAAAGACATGGCTTACATGCTACATTTATGCCAAAGCCTGTTCATGGTATAGCAGGTTCAGGGATGCATATTAATATGTCATTAGCTGATTTAAATGGAAAGAATGCATTTTATGATAAAGATAATGATTTAGGATTATCTAAAGATGCTTATCATTATTTAGCAGGAGTACTTGATCATGCAAAAGGTTTAGCTGCTATAACTAATCCAACAATTAATTCTTATAAAAGACTAGTACCTGGTTTTGAAGCACCTGTACACATAGCATGGTCTGCTAGTAATAGAAGCCCATTAGTTAGAGTACCTGCTAAAAAAGGTCAGTCTACAAGAATAGAACTAAGAAATCCTGATCCATCGGCTAATCCATATTTAGCTTTAGCAGTAGTTTTAAAGGCTGGGATTGATGGGATTAAAAAAGAACTTACTCCACCAGAACCTATAAATAGTAATATTTATGATATGGATAAAGGAGAAAGAAGAGAAAATGGAATTGACAGCTTGCCTGTTAATTTATATGAAGCTGTAAAGGATCTTAAAAAGGATGAGGTTATTAAAGAAGCTTTAGGAAATCATATATACAAGAAATATGTTGATATAGCTAAATATGAATGGGCTGAGTATTCGAAATTTGTTTCAAAATGGGAACTAGATAGATATTTGAAGAAATTCTAAAAAAGAGTGTTTAAACACTCTTTTTTTTATACACAAAAAAATTTCTTGAAAATAATAAATATAATTCTGTTATGAGAAGTATAAATCTCATTAAACCCAGATTATTGATAGAAAATTAAATACTATACAGCGTATTATTCAACGTTATATGAATAATTAAAGTTAAACATTTTGTTCATAGTTATATTTTTTTTTGGTAATAAATAATATATAGCATAACGTCATTACAGAACATTATTATTTAGGGAGTAAATTCAAAGGGGGTATAATTTGAAAAAAGAAATTGAGCAGTTATTTGAATGTATAGTTGATGGCAGAGAAAATAATTCAAGTGGTTTTAGGCGGGGTAGTATATTTAAATTCCCGAGACGTAGAAATAGAAAAAATGCAATTTCAGGCAGTAAAAAGATATCTTTTAATTTAGATAAGAATGGAAGATATGATGTTGAAGCTGAGCCTTTTGGCGCAGGGATAGCTATTAATTATTCAATTATGGTTGATGATCCTAATGCAATATATAATATAACTATTTACTCCAGTGAAGGTGGTGGTGGTGAATACAAAAAAATAAAACCAAAACAAAAAATAAATGGTGTATTAAAAACAAATAAAGAGCATAAAACAAAAATAAAAATAAATATTCAAGCTAATAAGTCTGATGTGGTTGGACATGCAACAATAGATTATAGTATTTAAAAATAATTATTATTGTATTTTATAGCTTGATTTTATATAACATATGTATATTGGGTAAAATCAACATTAAGATAAATTTAAATCAAAGTTTTTGTTCAAAATAAGTTAAGTTTAAGAAAAGCTCCCTAAATAAATTATTTGTAAAATAAAACAATCAGTATATATAATACCAATATATGCGTTAGGTATGATGTTGTAATGAGATACTCAAAATAGTATAATAAATAGTAGTATAAGAATTATTATTTTTGTTTTTAATATCGAAAACTATAAGTAGCAAAAAATATTTTATCTTCAGATAGAGTTTTTATCTGAAGTCTACGAGTTCACTGTATGAGGTGATTTTACATTGGAAAACTACATAATTGTAGTAGGAGACAGCAACGAAAAACATAGATTGTCTATAGTACAACTGTTAAATAAAAAAGGATATAAGGTATATGAGGCAAGTGATGGTGGTGGGGTGTTGAGGCTTGCCAGAGCTATTAGACCAAAGTTAATCATATTAGATGTAAATATATGGGGAATGAATGCTTTTGATGTAGCACGGATTGTAGAGAGTGACAATCTTTCAACTATTGTATTTATGACTGACAAAAGGGATAAGTATTTTTATGAGAAACTAAAAAAATACAAACTATTTGCATATTTGAGTAAACCTATCAACCCTTACCAAATAAATCATCTAATAGAATTTGTTATTATGAACTCTAATAAGATGAATAGTCTTTATGAAAAAGTGGAAAAACTTGAGAGTACTTTATCTGCAAGAAAAAAAATTGACAAGGCTAAAGGTCTTTTAATGCAAAAAATGAATTTTACTGAAGATGAAGCTTTTAAATTTTTGAGGAAACGAAGTATGGATATGTGCATATCTATGGAAAAAGTTGCGATAGATATTATAAAAAAATATTGAAAAAAATGATAAGGGATATGGTTTATGCATGAAAACTTATTTACCTTAATTAACAAAAAATCTGGATAAATATTACAAATAAATAGGAGGTTATTATGGCTAGACCGATTAAATGGAGAAAGATTGAATATATGCCTAAATATAATTATTTTAAACCTGGTAATATACCTGCATGTGAATTAGAAGAAAATATTCTCAAAATAGAAGAGTATGAAGCAATAAGATTAAAAGATTTAGAGGGATTAGATCAAGAAGCATGTGCACAAAAGATGAATGTTTCCAGACAAACTTTTCAAAGAATATATGGCTTTGCTAAGAAAAAGGTTGCTGATAGTTTAATAAATGGAAAAGCGATTCTTATAAAAGGTGGAAATTATACTAAAAATATATGTATGTTTCGTTGTTTAGCTTGTGATCATACTTGGGAAATTAGAGTTGAAGATATAGAAGATATAGAAGAAATAAAGAATATAAATATTAAATGTCCAGAATGTGAATCACGCGAAATTAAATGTGAATCAAAAACTAAACAAAATTATTGCAGAAAGAGATGTCAAAATAGAAGAGGAAAAAATATAGAATAACTTAGAACCTGTAAAAAGGGTTCTTTTTTTGAGCAGAGAACCCAAATTTTTTTGGTGTGAATTGTTTACTCCTATGAAAGAACTGAATAGGAGATTCATTTATTAAGATATTCTGATTAGAAGATGTCCATTAAATGGCAGACATACCAACTTGGTATGCCTTCGAATATTAACTTAGATGTACCTCAGACTAGTCTGAATAAGCGATTCACACTAAATTAAAATTTAGGTTCTCTGCTCATAATTCAGAAACTTACAGTATATTATTCAAAGTTATACGAATAATCAGGGCTAAAATAAGAATAAAAAATTGGATAAAATCAAAAACATTATTGACATATGCCCGAAACGTGGTATAATTAAAATGAGCATATGCTAATAAACTGAATTTATTGTTTTATATAAAGTGAGGTGATAATATGCCAGGAAGAGATGGAACTGGTCCATGTGGAGAAGGTAGTTTAACAGGTAGAGGATTAGGTATTTGTGAAGCAAAAGAAGGCGATATAAAGGACTTAAGAGGTTTAGGTAGAGGTTTAGGATTTGGATGCCGTAGAAGACCTAGAAGGTTTTCTAGAGCTACTTATATTCAAAAAGATAAAGAAGAATAAAGTTTTCACCAATAAAGTCATAATAAATAAATATAGTCCATTGATTATGTATTTTGATTATGACTAATATAATAACCAAAGTAATGCAGAAAGAGACTGTTCATTTTGAACAGTCTCTTTTAACATATAAGAATAAAATTCAATTCCTAATAGATTTATTAGTTGGATTAGTTATTATAGCAGTTGTTCACGGGTTGATTAAGTAGTGATTTGTAAGTTTTGAATAGATTACTTTAGTAATGGAAATATTATTACGGGTGCGATAAAAATGACCTAATAAAAATTATAACAAATAGGAAATGAGGAAATCTTTAAGAATGATCTAGAAAACGATTTTCAGCATATATGACTTATAATTGGTTAAATTAATATTTTAATATAAATATTGACATTATATATCATATAAAATATAATAATATACTATACAAAATATTATGAATTAAATGATGAATAGCGAAATTAGTATATTAGCTTGGGACAAACATCATTTTTTGTATATTTTGTATCAATATAAATAAGAGGAGGAGTCATATGATTAAAAAATTTATATCATATTATAGACCACATATGAAATTATTTATATTAGATATGGTAGCAGCATTATTAATAGCTATAATAGATTTGGTCTTTCCAATACTATCAAGAGACATTTTAAATGAGTATATACCAGATGGTAACTTAAGAGCTATATATATTTCGGTTGCTGTGCTGATAGTTATATATGGTTTAAGAGCAATATTTAACTACATAGTTGACTATTGGGGACATGTAGTCGGGGTAAGAATGGAATATGACATGCGTAAAGATTTATTTTCACATATTCAGACCTTGTCTTTTAACTTTTTCGACAATACAAGAACTGGACATATAATGTCTAGAATAGTAAATGATTTAAGAGAAGTTTCAGAGTTAGCACATCATGGTCCAGAGGATTTATTCTTATCGTTAATTATGCTTGTTGGTTCATTTTTTATTTTACTTACTATAGAATGGCGTCTTACACTAGTAGTATTTGTATTTGTTCCTATTATGACTTTTTATGCAATAAAAAAAAGAAAGAAAATGTCAAGAGCATTTAAAATGGTAAAAAAACGTATTGCTAATGTAAATTCACGTTTAGAAAATAGTATATCAGGAATAAGAGTGGCAAAATCTTTTACAAATGAAGAATATGAAATGGAAAAGTTTGATGAAGGAAATTTTGAGTTTAGGGAATCTAGAGAAGAAGCGTTTAAATCGATGGCGGAGTTAACATCAGGTATTC from Abyssisolibacter fermentans carries:
- the cbiM gene encoding cobalt transporter CbiM, which gives rise to MHIPDGILSAPVCLAGYAVTSASVWYSLKKIKKQENYKGEIPKVSLVTAVFFVASLISVPIPPASVHLVLTGTLGILLGIYAMPAILVTLFLQAVMFHHGGLTTLGVNAVILGIPAVVCSILYRVLYNISGNKVVNKIISFMTGFLGVCLSILLFSLIIILFLPEGVDATAERNAVIALVIAHIPLMLIEGVFTVFLVEFLEKTKPEILGER
- the cbiQ gene encoding cobalt ECF transporter T component CbiQ codes for the protein MRNGVNNYLDINSPLHRWETRLKIITLAVLILCISILNSITLLSLLFLLSIILYKVSKLPVKMLLKRIIIPGIFVLVSCIFILLASNGDIVFKLWIFSITMNGIIEFFRIMLKFISIFTLITVLFETSKIMDLIKAMNTLGLSGILTDIMLFTFRYIFQLADNLYAMQTAMKLRGFKFNSVKDIKNIACLIGTLFVRSYEQSKRVYDAMILRGYRVQDNKNYKELRKIQKYDIYMTCAVSLAVLIVVGCEIIY
- a CDS encoding energy-coupling factor ABC transporter ATP-binding protein encodes the protein MQENIELINVENVTFGYDIDNEIINDISFEVFKGDRIGLIGPNGVGKTTLFKLICGIDKPQKGKITICQRELKQGEFRPELGMIFQNTDDQLFCPTVYDDVSFGPRNMGMSNEEVDKNVNEAFEILNISYLKDKAPHHLSGGEKRLVSIAGILSMKSKIGIYDEPTSNLDIRYKKRLIKFLKSSHHEAIIVSSHDLEFILQVCNKIILFDEGKIIAIDSPETILADSELMNSHGLEKPYSLTYTCGYTKTSAQ
- a CDS encoding superoxide dismutase, with protein sequence MSNIEPITFNFDTVEGISLNQLNQHYKLYLGYVNKTNTIWNILSVEKNYENSNTTYSKMRSLKLGESYALNGVKLHELYFSNMTGESNKPHGDVLALISRDFGSLKNFYTRITDVALSMRGWVVVALDSMDKRLHVFGCDSHDMGSIWNAYPLLVLDVYEHAYMIDFGIDRKKYIEIFFNNINWTVVNQRLYMFNTFNLI
- the glnA gene encoding type I glutamate--ammonia ligase; the protein is MNRNYTKETVIEKARELDVQFIHLQFTDISGVMKNISITIEQLEKALNNEIMFDGSSIDGFVRIEESDMYLRPDPTTFVVFPWSTQAAEARLICDVYNTDGTPFEGCPRNTLRKILKEAEDMGYAMNVGPECEFFLFHTDERGKPSLETHDNAAYFDLAPVDLGGSARKDMILTLKEMGFEIEASHHECAPGQHEIDFKYDNALRAADNIMTFKMVVRIIAQRHGLHATFMPKPVHGIAGSGMHINMSLADLNGKNAFYDKDNDLGLSKDAYHYLAGVLDHAKGLAAITNPTINSYKRLVPGFEAPVHIAWSASNRSPLVRVPAKKGQSTRIELRNPDPSANPYLALAVVLKAGIDGIKKELTPPEPINSNIYDMDKGERRENGIDSLPVNLYEAVKDLKKDEVIKEALGNHIYKKYVDIAKYEWAEYSKFVSKWELDRYLKKF
- a CDS encoding ANTAR domain-containing response regulator, with the protein product MENYIIVVGDSNEKHRLSIVQLLNKKGYKVYEASDGGGVLRLARAIRPKLIILDVNIWGMNAFDVARIVESDNLSTIVFMTDKRDKYFYEKLKKYKLFAYLSKPINPYQINHLIEFVIMNSNKMNSLYEKVEKLESTLSARKKIDKAKGLLMQKMNFTEDEAFKFLRKRSMDMCISMEKVAIDIIKKY
- a CDS encoding DUF134 domain-containing protein, with the translated sequence MARPIKWRKIEYMPKYNYFKPGNIPACELEENILKIEEYEAIRLKDLEGLDQEACAQKMNVSRQTFQRIYGFAKKKVADSLINGKAILIKGGNYTKNICMFRCLACDHTWEIRVEDIEDIEEIKNINIKCPECESREIKCESKTKQNYCRKRCQNRRGKNIE
- a CDS encoding DUF5320 domain-containing protein, whose translation is MPGRDGTGPCGEGSLTGRGLGICEAKEGDIKDLRGLGRGLGFGCRRRPRRFSRATYIQKDKEE